ttttcccgaggtaatgtcagcggcgtagtattttcgcaacacagtttatcttttaacaacagcaaggtataacaggtagtgcaatatttttatcatgtagtggacgggaacttttcctcgattcagtaaacacgtaaaagaaacagtgtcgttaatgtccatattcacaatatgaccaaccttgttcagttgtgaacacacagaagaaacacgtaaagctcactttatcagttcattcctcatccacgaatccctcgaattcttcttctttagtgTCCGAATTAAACAGTTGGGCGAATACAgcatccaacatgcccggctcCATCTCGTCAAGGTCGTCATTATCCGAGTCAGTgtcgctgctgttgtctggTAGTTCAGCGATGATTCCAGCCTTCCTGAAAGCTCGGACCACAGTTGAGACTGATATATCAGCCCAGGCATTTAGGATCCACTGGCAGATAGTGGCGTATGTCGTTCGgcgctgtctccctgtcttggTGAACATGTGTTCGCCTTCTGTCTGTTGACACCAATATCTAGCGGTTGGAGTTCTTTTGTTAATCCACCCGGAATGACGGCAAGCACTGAATTagtgtgcttcacttgttttttgactccaTCAGTGATATGGGAGCGCATGGAGTCGCAGATCAATAGGGACggggctgtgtgaaaaaagccaCCCGGTCTCTTGacgtaaatttctctcagccactcactcatcttttcttcgtccatccatcccttcgagttagccttgataacgacgccggctggaaagttttcttttggcaaggtgttcctcttgaaaataaccatcggtggtagtttctggccattagcctggcaagcgagaactacagtgaaggacgacttctcattccctgtggtgtgAACATTCATCGTACGTGCTCCCGTTTTATCCACATCCacacgccccctgactacggtagccacgattgaccaatattcATCCATggataaggcgcatcggattataaggcgcactgtcggcttttgagaaaattgaaggcttttaggtgcgccttatagtgcggaaaatacggtatatAAATAGTATGCTAAGTAATATGCTGAGCAAACTTACAAGTATACTTAAAGTACAACAAGTAAACTAGTAAAATAgcaaaaaattgtatttttagttttagtataTCTAAGTTCATAAAAGTATACTTCAATAAACTAAAATGTGGACTAGAAGTATAAAACCAGTACACTAGTAGTATATAGATGAGTGTACTTGTTGTATACTTGAAAGTGTACTTTTGTAAACTTAAAATGACCTTATAAAGTATACTTTtataaacttaaaaatgttccaATTCAGTCCAAATAAGTATTAAATTAGTATACTTTCTAGTACACTACAAGTACATGATGCGCAGTATACTTGCAATACTTATACTCAAGCATACTTAATAAAATGAACTTCAAGTATACTACATTTTGGTAAGGGTTAATGGATGTTTCTGCAGTGCCTGGTGACATAATGCAGATAGCATAGCTGGCACACAGCTCAGTGCTTTCTCAGGTACTTCCATCATTAACAAACTCTCAAACTAGCCCAAGACCTGGTCTATCCAAGGTCCCTGCTCATGAAGGAATATTGAGTCTCCGTATATTAGACCTGCTAGATATGcaaaatgtcatgagataacttttattgtgtCCGTTTTATTTGTAGTGAAGCCAAGTCAATTTTATACATAGGAgttgacacacatacagattaACAGAGAGCAAGCCAGATTCTATTAGTGACAGTAGTATTGGAGTACCGGTTTGCCAACTGAAAATTTAATtgattaaaatgcagaaaagcaaATTTTTCACTGACAAATGAGAACACTTAAGCATAAGCTATATGGGACACTTATCATCGaacatgttttaaagtttaCACCCAAAATTTTAATGCTTTGGTTTACTCTTACTATTCTCATACTACTGCTTTTGGTCACAGCAGCCAgctgttttcagacagaaagcTCCGACAAAGCCACTGTACACATTCTGCTCTGCAGTGAACTGGAGACAGACTCTAGCCTTCTTATATTCACATTGGCATTGGTAATATCGTAAATAGTAATATCATAACATAACAGCATAATCCATCTGATTGaatcttgtttatttacaacaacatgTAACGGGTGAGGCCCCCCCCTCGAACCTCCCGTAGGCGCTGGCAGTGTCTCAGCATGTTCAGAATCCCCTGAAATCGCTTGTCCACCTTCATCTGAGTGAATTCACGAATGTCATCCTCCACGACAAAATGCTGACCTGaaagacatttcaaaacaacagtgaaacacGTATTGAGTCAGCATGTGTTTACTCATGTCACCAACAGTCCATCAAACCCATTTCTATAGCGCTCCAAGAGGGTCGCAGCGAGCggggtacactctggactggtcaccagtcactcacagggctgacacacaaagacagacaaccacacactctcacactcacacctaggggcaatgtagagtagccaattaacctaatgtgcatgtttttggtattgtgggaggaagctggagtacccggagaaaacccacgcaggcacagggagaacatgcaaactccacatagaagagcccagaccgggattcgaaccttaAATCCTCTTGCcgtgaggtgacagtgctaaccactgcaccaccgtgccgccccgtCACTAACAAGGTTCAACGCTTCAGCCACATTATCCAGGCAACAGAGTAAACATGCTTTTTGGAACACCTTGATACAAGGTATTTCATTGTTGGAGTAAGCTGGTTCTTACtgtatataatttttttaaaggtatatttgctgcagactgcaggactccagtttgcatttgtttttcttgttttttaaatataaggTGCTCTATGGTTACTCTTAATGAAAAGTTGATGAAAACATTCAGTTGattatatgtaaaaaaaaaaaaaaaagaggactggcattatcacattctgttttaagttttaaagggcatcatcatgtttttggaatcaaggttataaaaaaaaaaaaaaaaatcatgatgtGCATCAGTCACAAACAATAACAACTGCCAAGTGAAGTTTTACTGTCAGTACCTTTAGTATTTTTGGTCTCCTGGTCCTTAAAGCGCTGGTGCAGCTTCCGTGCATGACTGTTGAGACTTTTCACTGACTGATTGAGGATCTTGTACTTAGCATTTACTGCTGTGTTAATACACTGCACGGCAGAATTCAGCTGATCATATGAGACACGTCCTTTCATGTACctgaatgaaacacaacattcagCAGCGTTCCTCTATAACATGGAATAGTGACACATAGAGTTGTGGGGTAAAATTCAGATTATAATCAtcagaatagaaaaaaaaatctacatggCACACATGACTTAACTACCaacttgaattttgaaaaaaactTGGAGCTGACCCAATGGTCATATTGGACATCAAGGTGTCAACTAACTCTTAAATTTTAGTGCTAATTAGacttgtttatatttttttatcccTAACCCTATGGTTTGATTAGTctagacaaaaaacaaaagtgaaaataaccCATCACAGCTTCCCTGAGCCCAAGATTTTTAATTGGCATATCTTGTTTTATCCAGCCATCAATCCAAAGTCTAAAAGATATTTGGTTTACAATcatatgaaacagaaagaggtaGCAAATCTGACACACTGGAGCTGGGTCCTACGAATGTTTGACCTTTTTGTCCGAGAAGTTTTCTCACATGCtcaacaaaattatttttttgctgatccacttattaatcattttttaatccACTCAGCACTATCTTAACTGTTGCTAATACCCGTTTCATATTCCCTAGAAAACTGCCACTACACTGTTACAGTATGTCCTTAAAACATCATGAACGACGTATCATGTCGGACACAGAGTGAGAATACTTACTGAGGGATGCTCTCAAACTCTGGCTTTGTGATGTACTCCATCTCTCTGACGAGGCTCTTGGTGctctttttgacattttccagTTGGGCTGACTGAACACTTGCTCCTTCACTCTGGTTCATCACAGGTTCACTTCCAATAGGAGATAAGAGAACATGAAACAGGAGGCATCATACCGAGCTGAAGGTTGTTTTTCTATTATAATTCTAATAACAACTCGGAACTGCTCTCCGTTAGAGATCAGGGCTTGGGCATAATGTGTGTCGGCGTGTCACAATGAAGCATGTTTGTGGCCAGTCAAGGCATGGATTACTTCAGAAAGTgagctaaaaaataaataaataaatcaatcaataaaatcttGTCCACATTTTAAATGCGGGACTATTTGAGACAGAGAAGCGATTAAGTTGTGTTGTGTAACTTCTGAAAATTGTCAAGGGCTTACCACAGCAATAGAACTGCCACACTCAAACACTTGAAGCAAAAAAATGCGAGATTGCTTTGTGAAGACTGGACtttgcagaaacacagcagcgtctgttgttgtgtttaacGAATGGAAACTTGGTATACATTCTTGTCTGCAGAATATGATATATTGATGGACTTATTTTCTGCCAGTTATTTTGCTATTAATCGTTTGAtatataaaacatcagaaaattaTGAAAGTTCGAGCTGATGTCCTCCAGTGTCTCCTCTATCCCCCAAGAGATTTGATTTACTATaatgttaaaacaaagaaaaaaccgAAACCATCAAATGCTTGACATGTTTACTATCGAAAAGCTTCCTATTACTTTTCAAATGATTAATCACCGCAGTGCAGCCTTTGCACCTATTATATTTCTAATAGGATTAGTTAGTTATTGAAACGTTAAATCAATAACTCGTGTGGATCCTCACTTTGCTAAACCTTTCTTCCTGGGCATGTGTGCTGGTATCTTGTCCTTTAAATGCCGGACATCCTCCAAATCGTTCCTGAACACCTCCTCGAGTTCCTGAAAGAGAGATGGCCATGCTTCATCACCAAGTGTGTTTACAAGTCATTTACTAACAGCATCCTCTGACAAGTCAGTTTTACATGCCGAAACGTCTCACTTACATCCATACTTCTTCTAGTTACATGTTCACaatatgttgcttttttgtCATAATAGCAATGTGGGTAACACTGAGATGTAACCTGCCTTGTTCAGGAAAGCTTGGAATTTAACATAAGTGTACTGTTGTATATTGCCAGTGCAAATCCATGCAGACACACTTGCCGAGTAAACGATATAAACTGCCTGACTTAATGAAGGAGCTCAGAGAAATACTGACACAGCCTGtatgtgttttctcttcatgATACATGGGGCATACACCTTTTGAATGACTATtaaatgtgtgcatgagtgcacataaaacacaatgCAGTCAAATACCAAGGATTCACTTCAAAGATTTTCTCTAAATTAATAAAACGTGTTTaaccttgtgttttttttttataggatttctttttcagtttacaTTCTGCAGGATCCTGATCAGTACCTAACTTATGCAGCAATGAAAGCAAACTTGTTGTAACTGGTGCACAACCGGATAAATTTCACTGTAAAGCAGCTGACTGCACACTCGGAGAAGCTGCACAAATCACAGGTCTCCAGTTTACCTTCAGACACTTtagtttctctttctgctggccaacacatttttcaaactcCTCCAGAAGCCTCTCGAGTGCAAAGAGTTCTTGTCCGAGTTTCTTAATCTTACTTTGAGGCAATTCTACAaggggagaaagaagaagaaatcatgCAAATCCCACAAAACCCAAAAATGTggggatttgctgctttttatgtttattattaatatctAGGCCCAAGCAGATTATGAGCATTTGAATGCttgtttatttaacaaatgcactgaaaaatacaaatcataCAAACAACCTGCCATATTAATAGCAAGAGGGACTCATACACCTGGGGATTCAAcacaataattattattatgtaataatattgcatatttaaaaaaaatacagtgtcagacttctttatttattcatgctgATGAGGCAAAGTTCTGCCATAATTCAGTGAAGgagctgaatttatttattccttttttctttaattttttagGGTATACAGATGATTTTGTGTAACTATTTGAAGTTTGGATATGAATTTAAATGATGATGAGTTTTTTTTCGAGTGGCATGCAGCTCTAGTACCCACGTCATTCAGTACCACATGTGAGGTGGTACACTGCCTCATTCGCAGGTGCTTCACTGATGTTGTGAAAATGGAATTAGAGGGGAGAAATCCGATCTGTGACTCATGTTTTTGGGGCAAATTTATCAAACATATGGCAGATGAATAAAGAAAGGTACAGTGGGGCAAAGCAGGATGTGTGCAGTGACACACCACAGGTGCAGGTGCGTGGGgcaaaaagaacagaaggaaaCACTAATAAAAAGTAAAGCAATGAACAGACAAATACTGAATTAAAAATTctccattaaaaaaatctaaaaaatctCACCTTACAGTAAGGCAGAGAATTAAAACCCACTCTTGGGCCATTCTCTGTTAAACCCTGTGCTGCGTCTTACCTACAGCTGACAGATCCAGCATGAGTTGTAAGGATGATATCTTGTCATGGATATGCTGGCTGATATCTTCTAGCTCACTCATTTTCCTGAAAGAGGGACACATTCAAAACTGGATTTTAGCCATATAAACAGTTACCTGATAAATGTCATGaatatctcaaggaaattcaatcgaacgcaactggacttagttatttgtctttgaagacgtttcacctctcatccaagaggcttcatcagttcatgctcgcttgactaggctgggactagtctggatgaatgagaa
This is a stretch of genomic DNA from Scatophagus argus isolate fScaArg1 chromosome 7, fScaArg1.pri, whole genome shotgun sequence. It encodes these proteins:
- the ska1 gene encoding spindle and kinetochore-associated protein 1 isoform X2; translated protein: MSELEDISQHIHDKISSLQLMLDLSAVELPQSKIKKLGQELFALERLLEEFEKCVGQQKEKLKCLKELEEVFRNDLEDVRHLKDKIPAHMPRKKGLANEPVMNQSEGASVQSAQLENVKKSTKSLVREMEYITKPEFESIPQYMKGRVSYDQLNSAVQCINTAVNAKYKILNQSVKSLNSHARKLHQRFKDQETKNTKGQHFVVEDDIREFTQMKVDKRFQGILNMLRHCQRLREVRGGGLTRYMLL
- the ska1 gene encoding spindle and kinetochore-associated protein 1 isoform X1, translated to MAVLVWTKEREHTKKMSELEDISQHIHDKISSLQLMLDLSAVELPQSKIKKLGQELFALERLLEEFEKCVGQQKEKLKCLKELEEVFRNDLEDVRHLKDKIPAHMPRKKGLANEPVMNQSEGASVQSAQLENVKKSTKSLVREMEYITKPEFESIPQYMKGRVSYDQLNSAVQCINTAVNAKYKILNQSVKSLNSHARKLHQRFKDQETKNTKGQHFVVEDDIREFTQMKVDKRFQGILNMLRHCQRLREVRGGGLTRYMLL